Proteins encoded within one genomic window of Manis pentadactyla isolate mManPen7 chromosome 4, mManPen7.hap1, whole genome shotgun sequence:
- the ORMDL3 gene encoding ORM1-like protein 3 has product MNVGTAHSEVNPNTRVMNSRGIWLSYVLAIGLLHVVLLSIPFVSVPVVWTLTNLIHNMGMYIFLHTVKGTPFETPDQGKARLLTHWEQMDYGVQFTASRKFLTITPIVLYFLTSFYTKYDQIHFILNTVSLMSVLIPKLPQLHGVRIFGINKY; this is encoded by the exons ATGAATGTGGGCACAGCGCACAGTGAGGTGAACCCCAACACGCGGGTGATGAACAGCCGCGGCATCTGGCTCTCCTATGTGCTGGCCATCGGCCTTCTTCATGTAGTGCTGCTCAGCATCCCCTTCGTGAGCGTCCCTGTCGTCTGGACCCTTACCAACCTCATCCACAACATG GGTATGTACATCTTCCTGCACACGGTGAAAGGGACACCCTTTGAGACCCCGGACCAGGGCAAGGCGAGGTTGTTAACTCACTGGGAGCAGATGGACTACGGGGTCCAGTTCACTGCATCTCGGAAATTCTTGACCATCACACCCATCGTTCT GTACTTCCTCACCAGCTTCTATACCAAGTACGACCAGATCCATTTCATCCTCAACACCGTGTCCCTGATGAGCGTGCTCATCCCCAAGCTGCCCCAGCTCCATGGAGTCCGGATTTTTGGAATCAATAAGTACTGA